From Sporocytophaga myxococcoides, one genomic window encodes:
- the atpD gene encoding F0F1 ATP synthase subunit beta yields the protein MNYKLTKGKVFSIQGSVVDIWFDNSLPAIQNLLIAESNMKIPLEVVFQLNSNIVRCIALHSTQGLSRGVPVEDTGSPIDIPIGNQLLGHIFNVFGNTIDSGEKVNIERRKSIYQLPPPLDKRVTKTEIFQTGIKVIDVLAPLEKGGKAGLFGGAGVGKTVLLTEMIHNMIGYYSGVSIFCGIGERCREGEELYRQMKAAGVMKDMIMVFSQMNEPPGCRFKVGHTALTMAEYFRDEERKDVLLLIDNIFRFIQAGMEVSGLMGLMPSRLGYQASLATELAQLEERITNTSSGAITSIQAVYVPADDLTDPSAVHTFSHLAASIVLSRKKSSEGLYPAVDPLKSNSKMINTSVVGEKHYIIAHEVKSTLSRYENLKGIIAMLGLDQLSLEDRHLVRRARQLERFLTQPFVATENFSGIKGKMVDLEDSLNGCERILNDEFKSYSEDTFYMIGKIDEVIK from the coding sequence TTGAACTACAAGCTAACGAAAGGGAAAGTTTTCAGTATTCAGGGGAGTGTTGTAGATATTTGGTTTGATAATTCCTTACCTGCGATTCAGAATTTATTAATTGCTGAAAGTAACATGAAAATACCGCTTGAGGTGGTATTTCAATTGAACTCAAATATTGTCAGGTGTATTGCACTTCATTCAACGCAGGGGTTATCCAGAGGTGTTCCAGTTGAAGATACTGGTAGTCCAATAGATATACCTATAGGAAATCAATTGCTAGGACATATATTCAATGTATTTGGTAATACGATTGATTCTGGAGAAAAAGTGAATATTGAAAGAAGGAAAAGTATTTATCAGCTTCCCCCTCCTTTGGATAAAAGAGTAACAAAAACAGAAATATTTCAAACTGGCATAAAAGTTATAGATGTTTTAGCACCTCTGGAAAAAGGAGGTAAGGCTGGATTGTTTGGAGGAGCAGGGGTTGGTAAAACTGTTTTACTTACAGAAATGATCCATAATATGATTGGTTATTATAGTGGTGTCAGCATTTTCTGTGGTATAGGTGAGCGATGTCGGGAAGGTGAGGAGTTGTACAGACAAATGAAAGCTGCAGGAGTTATGAAAGATATGATTATGGTTTTTAGTCAAATGAATGAGCCTCCCGGATGCAGATTTAAAGTAGGCCATACCGCATTAACAATGGCAGAGTATTTCAGAGATGAAGAACGTAAGGATGTATTACTCCTTATTGATAATATTTTCAGGTTTATCCAGGCCGGAATGGAAGTTTCGGGTTTGATGGGGTTAATGCCATCCAGGTTGGGATATCAGGCAAGTCTTGCAACAGAACTAGCACAATTAGAAGAGCGGATTACCAATACTTCTAGTGGAGCAATAACATCTATTCAGGCTGTTTATGTTCCCGCAGATGACCTCACAGATCCATCTGCAGTGCATACGTTTTCTCATTTGGCTGCATCAATTGTATTATCCAGAAAGAAATCCAGTGAAGGGTTATATCCAGCTGTTGATCCTTTGAAATCTAATTCAAAGATGATTAATACTTCTGTTGTAGGAGAAAAACACTATATAATTGCTCATGAAGTTAAAAGTACACTTTCAAGGTATGAGAATCTAAAGGGTATTATTGCAATGTTGGGATTAGATCAATTGTCATTGGAGGATCGACATTTGGTAAGAAGAGCAAGGCAACTTGAAAGATTCTTAACTCAACCCTTCGTAGCAACTGAAAATTTCAGTGGAATAAAAGGAAAGATGGTAGACCTTGAAGATTCCCTTAATGGATGTGAGAGAATACTGAATGATGAATTTAAATCTTATTCAGAAGATACTTTTTATATGATTGGAAAAATTGATGAGGTGATTAAATGA
- a CDS encoding F0F1 ATP synthase subunit epsilon, with the protein MTHNMDEGYSHMHLKILLPFKIYAEIKDVRSLVVETTDGQYGYLPHRLDCVAIVVPGILFYKSDSQGSVYLATDEGVLRKTGKNVYLSVRDVIGGVELGELYKKIESEFLTLDEQEKEYKRTIALLESNFIKKYAESTIKE; encoded by the coding sequence ATGACTCATAATATGGATGAAGGATATTCCCACATGCATCTTAAAATATTACTTCCGTTTAAGATTTATGCAGAGATAAAGGATGTAAGAAGTTTAGTTGTAGAAACTACTGATGGTCAGTATGGCTACTTGCCACATAGACTGGACTGTGTTGCTATAGTGGTACCTGGAATATTATTTTATAAAAGTGATTCACAAGGATCGGTTTATCTGGCAACTGATGAGGGCGTTTTGAGAAAGACTGGTAAAAACGTATATCTGTCAGTAAGAGATGTCATTGGAGGTGTAGAATTAGGAGAGCTGTATAAAAAAATTGAAAGTGAATTTCTTACTTTAGATGAGCAGGAAAAGGAATATAAGAGAACAATTGCTCTGCTTGAAAGTAATTTCATTAAAAAATATGCAGAGTCAACTATCAAGGAATAA
- a CDS encoding AtpZ/AtpI family protein → MNRDDKFSSFRSKELRKLKQIKKRNKGVWFGLGFIGVIGWLIVIPTFIGIFLGLWLDKKFHQEFSWTLSLLIAGVVGGCVLAWNWIEKENKEIKKEQKDIDE, encoded by the coding sequence ATGAATAGAGATGACAAGTTTTCATCATTCAGGTCAAAGGAGTTAAGAAAACTCAAACAAATAAAAAAACGAAATAAAGGAGTTTGGTTTGGACTTGGTTTTATAGGGGTAATTGGTTGGTTAATTGTAATTCCCACGTTCATCGGGATTTTTTTAGGGCTTTGGCTGGATAAGAAGTTCCATCAGGAATTTTCCTGGACACTCTCTTTATTGATTGCAGGGGTTGTTGGAGGATGTGTGCTTGCCTGGAATTGGATAGAAAAAGAAAATAAAGAAATAAAAAAAGAACAAAAGGATATTGATGAATAA
- a CDS encoding ATP synthase subunit I — MNNLTFIICFLGGLFLGAIFYGGLWLTVKYCISLKNPGIAFLGSFILRISFSLIGFYYLFDKDWLNLLVSFAGFMLARITITKMVKSFDFKEFNHENKP, encoded by the coding sequence ATGAATAACCTGACATTCATAATCTGCTTTTTAGGTGGGTTATTTCTGGGAGCAATATTTTATGGTGGCCTTTGGCTAACTGTAAAATATTGCATTTCTCTAAAGAATCCAGGTATTGCATTTCTTGGTAGTTTTATCCTTAGAATTTCATTTTCATTAATAGGATTTTATTACCTGTTTGATAAAGACTGGTTAAATCTTTTAGTAAGTTTTGCTGGATTCATGTTAGCAAGAATCACTATCACAAAAATGGTCAAGAGCTTTGATTTTAAAGAATTTAATCATGAGAATAAGCCCTGA
- a CDS encoding F0F1 ATP synthase subunit A, whose protein sequence is MRISPDDLVFWQYGFVKIDLTIVTTWGVLILLTAISLISFFSFKKIKGSKGQVMVELLIDVINEQIKEIGLEEPERYLGFIGTLFLFIVTSNILIIIPWYEPPTGSVSTTIALAVCVFFAVPVFGIAKQGILRYLKSYIEPTFIMLPFNIISELTRTIALAIRLFGNIMSGTLIVTILVGLTPLIFPVVMTILGLLTGMVQAYIFTVLATVYIAAASRIK, encoded by the coding sequence ATGAGAATAAGCCCTGATGACCTTGTGTTTTGGCAATATGGATTTGTAAAAATTGATTTAACCATTGTTACTACCTGGGGAGTATTGATACTTCTTACCGCAATATCTTTAATTTCATTCTTCAGTTTTAAGAAAATAAAGGGCTCAAAGGGACAAGTTATGGTTGAACTTCTTATTGACGTAATTAATGAACAGATTAAAGAAATAGGACTGGAAGAACCAGAAAGATATTTAGGATTTATAGGAACATTATTTCTTTTTATCGTCACTTCGAATATATTGATTATAATACCCTGGTATGAACCTCCGACAGGTTCTGTATCCACAACGATCGCCCTTGCTGTTTGTGTTTTTTTTGCAGTTCCTGTATTCGGAATAGCGAAGCAAGGGATTCTGAGATATCTTAAATCCTATATTGAACCTACTTTCATTATGTTGCCATTTAATATTATAAGTGAATTAACCAGGACAATTGCTCTAGCAATAAGATTGTTTGGGAATATTATGAGTGGAACTTTGATTGTTACCATTTTAGTTGGCCTGACACCACTTATATTCCCTGTTGTTATGACAATTTTGGGATTGCTTACAGGTATGGTTCAAGCTTATATATTTACTGTTTTGGCAACTGTTTATATAGCTGCAGCTTCCAGGATTAAATAA
- a CDS encoding F0F1 ATP synthase subunit C: MDQTTIISLISIIMAGFTTSIGCIAPSIGEGRAIVSAMTSIAQQPDAAPTITRTLFVGLAMIESMAIYSFVVSMILIFANPFWNYIISNGGK, from the coding sequence ATGGATCAGACAACTATTATTTCATTGATTTCTATAATTATGGCTGGTTTTACAACCAGTATAGGATGTATTGCTCCTTCTATAGGTGAAGGAAGAGCAATCGTTTCTGCGATGACTTCAATAGCTCAGCAACCGGATGCTGCACCAACGATTACAAGAACGCTTTTTGTGGGGCTGGCAATGATCGAGTCAATGGCAATTTATTCATTTGTAGTTTCAATGATTCTGATCTTTGCAAATCCATTCTGGAATTACATCATTTCTAATGGTGGAAAATAA
- a CDS encoding F0F1 ATP synthase subunit B family protein yields the protein MKINWFTIIAQIINFIILAWLLKKLLYKPVLNAISNREKEREGLIKLTELKMAEANQIQNDLQKKSEDFENHKEELLKKIIQEVEEEKKRRFMEVYKMSDQLKNNLTKAIKEEKEQYLDELVKKLETEVFSLSKKVLKDLSSLHLQEVVTQIFIERLRNIDGEKIEKLTTNNGIADQIAIVKSAYEINSSLKEQIGTIVKKIADINEIHYEIEPDLICGVELIINGYRVAWSIKDYLNSVNALLDAK from the coding sequence ATGAAAATTAATTGGTTTACCATAATAGCACAGATAATAAATTTTATCATACTTGCATGGTTGCTTAAAAAGTTATTGTATAAGCCTGTATTAAATGCAATTTCAAACAGGGAAAAGGAAAGAGAAGGTTTAATTAAATTAACTGAACTCAAGATGGCTGAAGCAAATCAGATACAGAATGATCTTCAGAAGAAAAGTGAAGATTTTGAAAATCATAAAGAAGAGCTTTTAAAAAAGATTATACAAGAGGTTGAAGAGGAAAAAAAAAGACGCTTTATGGAAGTATATAAGATGTCAGATCAATTAAAAAATAATTTAACCAAAGCTATTAAAGAAGAGAAAGAGCAGTATTTAGATGAATTGGTAAAAAAGTTGGAAACGGAGGTTTTTTCTTTATCTAAAAAGGTTCTTAAAGATCTATCTTCACTTCATCTTCAGGAGGTAGTTACCCAGATTTTTATTGAACGATTAAGAAATATTGATGGGGAGAAAATTGAAAAATTAACAACTAATAACGGTATTGCAGATCAGATAGCAATTGTCAAAAGTGCCTATGAAATAAATTCATCTTTAAAAGAACAAATAGGGACAATTGTAAAAAAGATTGCTGATATAAATGAGATTCATTATGAAATTGAGCCTGACCTAATATGTGGAGTTGAACTTATAATCAATGGTTATCGGGTAGCATGGAGTATTAAAGATTATTTAAATAGTGTGAATGCATTGTTAGATGCGAAATAA
- a CDS encoding alternate F1F0 ATPase, F1 subunit alpha, translating into MYNLKSSASKMFHNLSHKVADFSTDLIIEDIGIITNISKGIVMVSGLSGVAVDELIQFSENLFGITFQLLHNEVGVIVLGNSDKLQVGNEVKRTGRITDVPVSEKLIGRVIDPLGRPLDGKPAVDDYKNFPIERDAPSIVDRIPVDVPLQTGIKVIDALIPIGRGQRELILGDRQTGKTAIAVDTIINQKNENVLCVYCTIGQRASSIAKVISRLEENGALDYTILVVTKGDDSPGLKYIAPYAATSIAEYFMRKGKDVLIVYDDLTQHALAYREISLLMRRPPGREAYPGDIFYIHSRLLERSTHLKQELGGGSLTALPIIETEAENISDYIPTNLISITDGQIYLSPKLFELGILPAVDIGKSVSRVGKAAQKFIYQSVVGDLKLAYSQFEELENFSRFGAKLDERTKQIIEHGQRIRMCLKQEESKPVSLQEQILILIALTEGLFDSIPLNKMKMAENIIKQRSKDLGELETVLLSEKLSERNRDKLVRLLKDNLQHLLMSK; encoded by the coding sequence ATGTATAACCTTAAAAGCTCTGCAAGTAAAATGTTTCATAATCTATCCCATAAAGTAGCTGATTTTTCAACTGATTTAATTATAGAGGATATCGGTATTATTACAAATATCTCGAAAGGTATAGTCATGGTATCTGGTCTTTCGGGAGTAGCAGTGGATGAGCTTATCCAGTTTTCAGAAAATCTTTTTGGAATTACCTTTCAACTTTTACATAATGAAGTTGGTGTTATCGTATTGGGAAATAGTGATAAGCTTCAGGTTGGAAATGAAGTGAAAAGAACAGGACGTATAACTGATGTGCCTGTTAGTGAGAAGTTAATAGGTCGTGTGATTGATCCACTGGGCAGACCTTTGGATGGTAAGCCTGCTGTGGATGATTATAAAAATTTTCCCATTGAACGTGATGCACCTTCCATTGTGGATAGAATTCCTGTTGATGTTCCTTTGCAAACTGGTATAAAAGTCATTGATGCGCTAATTCCTATTGGCAGGGGACAAAGGGAGCTGATTTTGGGAGACAGACAAACAGGTAAGACAGCAATTGCTGTAGATACAATTATTAATCAGAAGAATGAAAATGTTTTATGTGTTTATTGTACAATAGGTCAGAGGGCTTCTTCAATAGCTAAGGTAATAAGTCGTCTGGAAGAAAATGGTGCTTTAGATTATACCATATTGGTAGTAACAAAGGGCGACGACTCACCCGGGCTAAAGTACATCGCTCCATATGCTGCAACAAGTATAGCAGAGTATTTTATGAGAAAAGGAAAGGATGTTCTTATAGTTTACGATGACCTGACCCAACATGCCCTCGCATATAGAGAAATTTCTCTATTAATGAGAAGACCCCCTGGCAGAGAGGCTTATCCCGGTGATATTTTTTATATTCATTCAAGGTTGCTTGAACGTTCCACTCATCTGAAACAAGAGCTTGGAGGAGGTTCATTAACAGCACTACCAATCATCGAAACAGAAGCGGAAAATATTTCCGATTACATTCCGACAAATCTTATTTCTATTACAGACGGACAAATCTATTTATCACCTAAATTATTTGAATTGGGAATTTTACCTGCAGTTGATATAGGAAAATCGGTTTCACGTGTAGGGAAGGCAGCCCAGAAGTTTATTTATCAATCAGTAGTAGGTGATCTCAAGCTGGCCTATTCACAATTTGAAGAGCTGGAAAATTTTTCAAGATTCGGAGCAAAGCTTGATGAAAGAACAAAGCAAATAATTGAACATGGACAGCGCATTAGAATGTGCTTAAAACAGGAGGAATCCAAACCTGTTTCATTGCAGGAACAAATATTGATTTTAATTGCTTTGACTGAAGGGTTGTTTGATTCAATTCCTTTAAATAAAATGAAGATGGCTGAAAATATAATTAAGCAAAGGTCTAAAGACTTGGGTGAGTTGGAGACAGTTTTATTGAGTGAAAAGTTATCAGAACGTAATAGAGATAAACTAGTACGTTTATTGAAAGATAATCTGCAGCATTTATTGATGTCTAAATAG
- a CDS encoding F0F1 ATP synthase subunit gamma gives MESIEGFKEKVDGLYELHSVVKTMKLIAGSSLGQYEQAVIALQDYNDTVEVSLSTFFRGVDLKESEKGKGKICLIVFGTDQGLVGEFNSVMKEFLIMDIKNDSYKVNIFCIGEKLRSDLEEAGFVLKKTYEVPNSVKAINPLVGQILLDVLSEMNVDGDSLKIYNHRPLNMSLYQPSVKHVLPLELKWKEKMKRNKWPSNKIPQIIGRKEEVLFSLINEYLFVSLFQSCAESLSSENSSRFASMQRAEKNIEQLLDDYKSGYNRLRQNKIDEELFDLISGFDSLKK, from the coding sequence ATGGAATCAATTGAGGGGTTTAAAGAAAAGGTAGATGGACTTTATGAGTTGCATTCAGTGGTAAAAACCATGAAATTAATTGCAGGCTCAAGTCTTGGTCAATATGAACAAGCGGTAATAGCTTTGCAGGATTATAATGATACAGTTGAGGTCAGTTTATCGACGTTCTTTAGAGGAGTCGATCTTAAAGAAAGCGAGAAAGGTAAAGGAAAAATTTGTTTAATTGTATTTGGGACTGATCAAGGGTTAGTTGGAGAATTTAATTCTGTGATGAAAGAATTTCTAATCATGGATATTAAAAATGATAGCTATAAAGTGAATATTTTTTGTATAGGTGAAAAGTTAAGGTCTGATCTTGAAGAGGCAGGTTTTGTTCTCAAAAAAACATATGAAGTACCAAATTCAGTAAAAGCAATTAACCCTTTGGTTGGTCAAATACTATTAGATGTTTTATCTGAAATGAATGTAGATGGCGACTCATTAAAAATTTATAACCACAGACCTTTAAACATGTCATTATATCAGCCTTCTGTAAAACATGTACTTCCTTTAGAACTCAAATGGAAGGAAAAGATGAAAAGAAATAAATGGCCTTCAAATAAAATTCCACAGATCATAGGAAGAAAAGAGGAGGTACTTTTTTCACTTATCAATGAATATCTTTTTGTTTCCTTATTTCAGTCTTGTGCAGAATCATTATCCAGTGAAAATTCAAGTCGTTTCGCTTCTATGCAAAGAGCGGAAAAAAATATTGAGCAACTTTTGGATGATTATAAGTCCGGGTATAACAGGTTAAGGCAAAATAAGATAGATGAAGAACTGTTTGATCTCATCTCAGGTTTTGATAGTCTTAAGAAGTAG
- a CDS encoding hemerythrin domain-containing protein: protein MDTDRRSFIEKSLMVTAAVNIGGLGFMSACSKKENSKGEIEEEGEKEVSPPEDLMQEHGVLKRILLIYDTCRLNIINKKSFPDEIITNSANIIRAFIEDYHEKQEENYIFPRFQKANQLTDLVQVLLLQHQAGRSVTDKILMLSKNRKRTEAENENLAELLFMFNRMYSPHEAREDTVLFPAFRKIVSKNEYDSLGEEFEKNEQKLFGKGGFEMIVDKVADLEKSSDIFDLSQFTPKL, encoded by the coding sequence ATGGATACAGATAGAAGAAGCTTTATTGAGAAAAGTCTGATGGTGACTGCTGCAGTCAATATCGGTGGATTAGGTTTTATGTCAGCTTGTTCTAAAAAGGAAAATTCAAAAGGTGAAATTGAAGAAGAGGGAGAAAAAGAAGTATCTCCTCCTGAAGACCTAATGCAAGAACATGGAGTGTTAAAACGTATATTACTGATATATGATACTTGTCGACTGAATATTATAAATAAAAAATCATTTCCAGATGAGATAATAACCAATTCTGCTAATATCATCAGGGCATTTATTGAAGACTATCATGAAAAACAGGAAGAGAACTACATTTTTCCGCGCTTTCAAAAAGCAAATCAATTAACAGATCTTGTTCAGGTCTTATTACTGCAACATCAGGCAGGACGAAGTGTAACGGATAAAATCTTAATGCTTAGTAAGAATAGAAAACGAACTGAAGCTGAAAATGAAAATTTAGCTGAATTATTATTTATGTTCAATAGAATGTATAGTCCACATGAAGCCAGGGAAGATACAGTTCTGTTTCCTGCATTCAGAAAGATTGTATCTAAGAATGAATATGATTCTTTAGGAGAAGAATTTGAAAAAAATGAACAGAAGCTGTTCGGAAAAGGAGGATTTGAAATGATTGTGGACAAAGTAGCAGATTTGGAAAAATCATCGGACATCTTTGATTTGTCTCAATTTACTCCCAAGTTATAA